The following are from one region of the Stigmatella ashevillena genome:
- a CDS encoding MFS transporter: MNVSHPGPSTPPGGRSRPLHVSLLCLTIAQIGITFYLPAFPLYAADIGEPLEKILGTVAIYLLFYGVAQLLAGPLSDRVGRRPLLLTGLGIFTLCALLIPLAKSASALHVLRAIQGAGGGVLSVMVKLILRDSYAEGELTRAFSILEAASSATPAIAPFLGGLICSRWGWQASFLAVGAWAALAGSTVLGLYDTRWQERSVPTETVSFRSFLKSYLHLFNRMEFVFAGMIVLMTYVANLVFLSFSPMLFQRDLHLSASNYGQLMMLPAAATALGGFVGSRLSTRLASMRVLQAGASGLLLSGGFLCSFWFWPTLSVMRALLPFMGMAFSASLIFPCAYSIAFSAHPAKGGFVAAMLGCLQLSGASFFRLWLAPGLSNLVEIGVLYSAISLVLLFMAVGLSLFRGKDEPTVFPESIKIK, encoded by the coding sequence GTGAATGTCTCGCACCCTGGCCCTTCTACGCCGCCGGGTGGCCGGTCGCGGCCACTCCACGTCTCTCTGCTGTGTCTGACCATCGCCCAGATCGGAATTACCTTCTATCTGCCTGCATTTCCTCTTTACGCAGCGGACATCGGCGAGCCCCTAGAAAAGATTCTCGGCACGGTAGCGATCTATCTTTTATTTTACGGTGTCGCACAATTGCTGGCGGGGCCTCTCTCAGATCGGGTGGGCCGACGCCCCCTGCTTCTGACAGGCCTAGGCATCTTTACACTTTGTGCGCTGCTCATACCGCTCGCGAAAAGCGCCTCCGCTCTCCATGTTCTACGCGCAATTCAAGGCGCAGGCGGAGGCGTGCTGTCCGTCATGGTGAAGTTGATTCTTCGCGACTCATACGCAGAAGGAGAGTTGACCCGGGCCTTTTCCATATTGGAAGCAGCATCGAGCGCAACACCTGCGATTGCTCCATTCCTGGGTGGGCTAATTTGCTCAAGATGGGGCTGGCAGGCGAGCTTCTTGGCCGTGGGGGCATGGGCCGCATTGGCAGGGTCTACCGTACTGGGGCTTTACGACACGCGCTGGCAAGAACGTTCCGTTCCCACGGAAACGGTCTCCTTCAGATCATTTTTGAAGTCATACTTGCACTTGTTCAATCGCATGGAATTCGTTTTCGCCGGGATGATCGTTCTCATGACCTACGTGGCGAACCTCGTTTTCCTGTCTTTTTCTCCCATGTTGTTTCAAAGAGACTTGCATCTCTCTGCATCGAACTATGGGCAGCTCATGATGCTCCCAGCGGCAGCCACAGCGCTCGGAGGATTTGTGGGATCTCGTCTGTCCACGCGGCTGGCGTCCATGCGCGTGCTCCAAGCGGGTGCTTCAGGGTTGCTGCTCTCAGGGGGCTTCCTCTGCTCGTTCTGGTTCTGGCCGACGCTCTCTGTCATGAGAGCGCTGCTTCCCTTCATGGGAATGGCTTTCTCTGCGTCACTCATTTTTCCTTGTGCCTATAGTATCGCTTTTAGCGCTCACCCAGCCAAAGGAGGGTTTGTCGCGGCAATGCTGGGATGTCTCCAGCTCTCGGGCGCATCTTTCTTCCGGCTCTGGTTGGCGCCAGGCCTTTCGAATTTGGTGGAGATCGGTGTTCTGTACTCAGCCATTTCTCTGGTGCTGCTCTTCATGGCAGTAGGTCTGAGCCTCTTTCGAGGGAAGGACGAGCCAACAGTTTTTCCTGAGAGCATCAAGATCAAGTGA